In the Geobacter sp. FeAm09 genome, one interval contains:
- a CDS encoding 3-isopropylmalate dehydratase small subunit 2: MKTFGGPALFLDRSDINTDEIIPAKYLTEITKEDLKPYILEDLKLPGFDPKGPKTKNARVVVSRANFGCGSSREHAPWVFEVNGITAVIAESFARIFRQNMFNCGMAAIELPKADLDLIFSHAGDDDAAISIDIEAQSLTMSGGGKQKTFAFDLSPFDKALVLAGGWVDYADKNY; the protein is encoded by the coding sequence ATGAAAACATTCGGAGGCCCGGCCCTCTTCCTCGACCGTTCCGACATCAACACCGACGAGATCATCCCGGCCAAGTACCTGACCGAGATCACCAAGGAAGACCTGAAACCCTACATCCTGGAAGACCTGAAGCTGCCCGGCTTCGACCCCAAGGGGCCGAAAACGAAAAACGCCCGGGTGGTCGTCTCCCGCGCCAATTTCGGCTGCGGTTCGTCCCGGGAGCATGCCCCCTGGGTGTTCGAGGTCAACGGCATCACCGCCGTGATCGCCGAGTCCTTTGCCCGCATCTTCCGCCAGAACATGTTCAACTGCGGCATGGCCGCCATCGAGCTGCCCAAGGCGGATCTGGACCTGATCTTCTCCCACGCCGGCGATGACGATGCCGCCATCAGCATCGACATCGAGGCCCAGAGCCTGACCATGAGCGGCGGCGGCAAACAGAAAACCTTCGCCTTCGACCTCTCCCCCTTTGACAAGGCCCTGGTGCTGGCCGGCGGCTGGGTCGATTACGCCGACAAGAACTACTGA
- a CDS encoding competence/damage-inducible protein A gives MRISTLSIGSELICGEVTDTNAGHIAGQLLECGLRVLRHMAVGDSEPDIGEALDELALKSDAVIVTGGLGPTVDDVTALAAAHATGRRLVVNEELKEHIRSFTAKLGGGHASDRQAMIPTKSTIIPNPTGTACGFHFIHGGCFFFFLPGVPSEMERMLSETVLPFLCERVMHRQVILSSFLNVYGLSEPEVDGLLKGAFAGNHALRMSICVTFPWIRVTLRADGDTETAARTCLQDAVALVRERLGSAVFSKGHETMEQAVAGLFGRRGLTLALAESCTGGLIAKRLTDVPGSSAFFLEGAVTYSNGAKERLLGVPREILDTRGAVSPECAAAMATGARAAAGSDVGLAVTGIAGPDGGTADKPVGTVFIALAAPDGCWTRGFRFGGDRDDVRTLTAWTALDWLRRYLADGSPFPP, from the coding sequence GTGAGGATCTCCACCCTGAGCATCGGCAGCGAGCTGATCTGCGGCGAGGTGACCGATACCAACGCCGGGCACATTGCCGGGCAGCTGCTGGAATGCGGCCTTCGCGTGCTGCGCCACATGGCCGTGGGGGATTCGGAGCCGGATATCGGCGAGGCCCTGGATGAACTCGCCCTGAAGAGCGACGCCGTCATCGTCACCGGCGGCCTGGGGCCCACGGTGGACGACGTGACGGCCCTGGCCGCGGCCCATGCCACCGGCCGGCGCCTGGTGGTCAACGAGGAGTTGAAGGAGCATATCCGCAGTTTCACCGCCAAGCTGGGGGGAGGGCACGCCTCCGACCGGCAGGCCATGATCCCCACCAAATCGACGATCATCCCCAACCCGACCGGGACCGCCTGCGGTTTCCATTTCATCCACGGGGGGTGTTTTTTCTTTTTCCTGCCCGGCGTCCCCTCCGAGATGGAGCGGATGCTGAGCGAGACGGTGCTGCCCTTTCTCTGCGAACGGGTGATGCACCGGCAGGTTATCCTCTCTTCGTTCCTGAACGTCTACGGCCTTTCCGAACCGGAGGTGGACGGGCTGCTCAAGGGGGCCTTCGCCGGCAACCATGCACTGCGGATGAGCATCTGCGTCACCTTCCCCTGGATACGCGTGACCCTGCGGGCCGACGGGGATACGGAGACCGCGGCTCGAACCTGTCTCCAGGATGCGGTGGCACTGGTACGGGAGCGGCTGGGCAGCGCGGTTTTTTCCAAAGGGCATGAAACCATGGAGCAGGCCGTGGCCGGGCTCTTCGGCCGGCGCGGCCTGACCCTGGCCCTGGCCGAATCGTGTACCGGCGGCCTGATCGCCAAGCGGCTCACCGATGTGCCGGGCAGTTCCGCCTTTTTCCTGGAAGGGGCGGTGACCTACAGCAATGGTGCCAAAGAACGCCTCTTGGGGGTGCCTCGGGAGATCCTGGATACCCGGGGGGCGGTCAGCCCCGAGTGCGCCGCCGCCATGGCCACGGGGGCGCGCGCTGCGGCGGGGAGCGATGTGGGGCTGGCCGTGACCGGTATCGCCGGGCCGGACGGCGGCACGGCGGACAAGCCGGTGGGCACGGTCTTCATCGCCCTGGCGGCGCCGGACGGCTGCTGGACCAGGGGATTCAGGTTCGGGGGCGACCGGGATGACGTGCGCACCCTGACCGCCTGGACGGCCCTGGACTGGCTGCGGCGCTATCTGGCGGACGGCAGCCCGTTTCCCCCGTGA
- the recA gene encoding recombinase RecA, whose product MQEKNKAIELALSQIEKQFGKGAIMRLGNDEVLPGVEAISTGAISLDMALGVGGVPRGRVVEVYGPESSGKTTLALHIVAEAQKTGGIAAFVDAEHALDIGYARKLGVKTDDLLVSQPDTGEQALEIAETLVRSGAIDVLVIDSVAALVPKAEIEGEMGDSHVGLQARLMSQALRKLTGIISKSNCCVIFINQIRMKIGVMFGNPETTTGGNALKFYASVRMDIRKIATLKQGDQVIGSRTRVKVVKNKVAPPFKEVEFDILYGEGISRTGDVLDLAVDKGIIEKSGAWFSYGKERIAQGRENSRTWLTEHPETLAEIEGKLMALVKGPAPAE is encoded by the coding sequence ATGCAGGAAAAAAACAAGGCGATTGAACTGGCCCTGAGCCAGATCGAGAAACAGTTCGGCAAGGGCGCCATCATGCGTTTGGGCAATGACGAGGTGTTGCCGGGCGTGGAGGCGATCTCGACCGGCGCCATATCCCTGGACATGGCCCTGGGAGTCGGCGGGGTCCCCCGCGGCCGGGTGGTGGAGGTCTACGGTCCGGAATCCTCGGGCAAGACCACCCTGGCGCTGCATATCGTGGCGGAAGCCCAGAAGACCGGCGGCATCGCGGCATTCGTGGATGCGGAGCACGCCCTGGACATCGGCTATGCCCGCAAGCTGGGGGTCAAGACCGACGACCTGCTGGTATCCCAGCCCGACACCGGCGAGCAGGCGTTGGAAATCGCCGAAACCCTGGTGCGCAGCGGCGCCATCGACGTGCTGGTGATCGACTCGGTGGCGGCCCTGGTCCCCAAGGCCGAGATCGAGGGGGAGATGGGGGACTCGCACGTAGGGCTCCAGGCGCGCCTCATGTCCCAGGCCCTGCGCAAGCTGACCGGCATCATCAGCAAATCCAACTGCTGCGTGATCTTCATCAACCAGATCCGCATGAAGATCGGCGTCATGTTCGGCAACCCCGAAACGACCACCGGCGGCAACGCACTCAAATTCTACGCCTCGGTGCGCATGGATATCCGCAAGATCGCCACCCTCAAGCAGGGGGACCAGGTGATCGGCTCCCGCACCCGCGTCAAGGTGGTCAAGAACAAGGTTGCCCCACCCTTCAAGGAGGTCGAGTTCGACATCCTCTACGGCGAAGGCATCTCCCGAACCGGCGACGTACTGGACTTGGCGGTGGACAAGGGGATCATCGAAAAGAGCGGTGCCTGGTTCTCCTACGGCAAGGAGCGGATCGCCCAGGGCCGGGAGAATTCCCGCACCTGGCTGACCGAACATCCCGAGACCCTGGCCGAGATCGAAGGGAAGCTGATGGCGCTGGTCAAGGGACCGGCCCCCGCCGAATAA
- a CDS encoding 3-isopropylmalate dehydratase large subunit, which yields MGKTTAEKIFEAHLVEEPFPGTKVLKLDVVLCHEITTPIAIDDLVRRGKDRVFDPSRIKAVIDHVTPSKDSKTATQAKILRDWSRRHGIKDFFDIGANGVCHALFPEKGFIRPGNTVIMGDSHTCTHGAFGAFAAGIGTTDLEVGILKGVCAFRQPKTIKFNVTGALPKGVYAKDVILHIIGQIGVNGATDRVMEFHGDTISAMSMESRMTLCNMAIEAGGTSGICQPDATTVEFLWPFIQREFASKEAALADYSRWAADPDAEYDQVIAIDVTTLQPISTFGYKPDQVKFVADLPDTPLDQVYLGSCTNGRLEDLRIAANVLKGKRIAPTVRGILSPATPKIYQDALHEGLIDTFMAAGFCITNPTCGACLGMSNGVLAEGEVCASTTNRNFMGRMGKGGMVHLMSPATAAASAIEGKIADPRKYL from the coding sequence ATGGGTAAAACCACAGCGGAAAAGATCTTTGAGGCGCACCTGGTCGAGGAACCGTTCCCCGGCACCAAGGTGCTGAAACTGGACGTGGTGCTGTGCCACGAAATCACCACCCCCATCGCCATCGACGACCTGGTGCGGCGCGGCAAGGACCGGGTCTTCGATCCGTCCAGGATCAAGGCCGTCATCGATCACGTCACCCCCAGCAAGGACAGCAAGACCGCGACCCAGGCCAAGATCCTGCGCGACTGGTCCCGTCGCCACGGCATCAAGGACTTCTTCGATATCGGCGCCAACGGCGTCTGCCACGCCCTGTTCCCGGAAAAAGGCTTCATCCGCCCCGGCAACACGGTCATCATGGGCGACTCCCACACCTGTACCCACGGCGCGTTCGGCGCCTTTGCCGCCGGCATCGGCACCACCGACCTGGAGGTGGGCATCCTGAAAGGGGTCTGCGCCTTCCGTCAGCCCAAAACCATCAAGTTCAACGTCACCGGCGCCCTGCCCAAGGGGGTCTACGCCAAGGACGTCATCCTGCACATCATCGGCCAGATCGGCGTCAACGGCGCCACGGACCGGGTGATGGAGTTCCACGGCGACACGATCAGCGCCATGTCCATGGAATCCCGCATGACCCTGTGCAACATGGCCATCGAGGCGGGGGGCACCTCCGGCATCTGCCAGCCCGACGCCACCACCGTGGAGTTCCTCTGGCCCTTCATCCAGAGGGAATTCGCCTCCAAGGAGGCTGCGCTGGCCGACTACTCCCGGTGGGCCGCCGACCCCGACGCCGAGTACGACCAGGTGATCGCAATCGACGTCACCACGCTCCAGCCCATATCCACCTTCGGCTACAAACCGGACCAGGTCAAGTTCGTGGCCGACCTGCCGGACACGCCGCTCGACCAGGTCTACCTCGGCTCCTGCACCAACGGCCGCCTGGAGGACCTGCGCATCGCGGCGAACGTGCTGAAGGGGAAACGGATCGCCCCCACGGTGCGCGGCATCCTCTCGCCAGCCACGCCGAAGATCTACCAGGATGCCCTGCACGAAGGGCTGATCGACACCTTCATGGCGGCCGGGTTCTGCATCACCAACCCCACCTGCGGCGCCTGCCTGGGGATGAGCAACGGCGTCCTGGCCGAAGGCGAGGTCTGCGCCTCCACCACCAACCGCAATTTCATGGGGCGCATGGGCAAGGGGGGCATGGTGCACCTCATGTCGCCGGCCACCGCGGCGGCCTCGGCCATCGAAGGAAAGATCGCCGACCCACGGAAGTATCTGTAA
- the larC gene encoding nickel pincer cofactor biosynthesis protein LarC gives MTIVYFDCHAGISGDMTVGALLDLGVPLAHLQTELAKLPLPPGSYALSARRTERRHIPALKFDVAVHDHHSHRHYGGIDAMIAESPLADAVRERARRIFRRLAEAEATVHGVAIEEVHFHEVGAVDSIVDIVGTAICLDYLGVAEVHAAALPLGGGFVETAHGRLPVPAPATAHLLQGLAVHGDCGAGERVTPTGAAVVAALAAGTGQMPAMRLERIGSGAGGKDFADCPNILRAFLGTADKEQGGGDPVVVAETNIDDSTPEVLGYVMERLLAEGALDVFFTPVQMKKNRPATQLSFLCRPEGLEKLARLVLTETSAIGLRHYAVGRIILERRLEECQTPFGPVRFKLVFDGGQLLRAAPEYEDCRRIARERGIPCREVMEQVVAWRHVGGEAS, from the coding sequence ATGACCATCGTCTACTTCGACTGCCACGCCGGCATCTCCGGCGACATGACCGTGGGGGCGCTCCTGGACCTGGGGGTGCCGTTGGCACACCTGCAGACCGAGCTGGCCAAGCTCCCGCTCCCCCCCGGTTCCTACGCCCTCTCAGCCCGCCGCACCGAACGGCGCCACATCCCGGCGCTGAAGTTCGACGTGGCCGTGCACGACCACCACAGCCACCGCCACTACGGCGGCATCGACGCCATGATTGCCGAAAGCCCCCTTGCCGATGCGGTCAGGGAACGGGCGCGGCGCATCTTCCGCCGCCTGGCCGAGGCCGAGGCCACGGTGCACGGCGTAGCTATCGAAGAGGTCCACTTCCATGAGGTTGGGGCGGTGGATTCCATCGTCGATATCGTCGGCACCGCCATCTGCCTCGATTACCTGGGCGTTGCGGAGGTTCATGCCGCGGCATTGCCCCTGGGGGGCGGCTTTGTGGAGACCGCCCACGGCCGCCTGCCGGTGCCGGCCCCGGCCACGGCCCACCTGCTGCAGGGCCTGGCCGTGCATGGCGACTGCGGCGCCGGTGAGCGGGTCACCCCCACCGGCGCGGCGGTTGTCGCCGCCCTGGCCGCAGGGACGGGGCAGATGCCGGCCATGCGCCTGGAACGGATCGGCAGCGGCGCCGGCGGCAAGGATTTCGCCGATTGCCCCAACATCCTGCGGGCCTTTCTCGGCACGGCTGACAAGGAACAGGGGGGCGGCGACCCGGTGGTGGTGGCCGAGACCAATATCGACGACTCCACCCCTGAGGTCCTGGGATACGTGATGGAGCGGCTTTTGGCCGAGGGGGCGCTGGATGTGTTCTTCACGCCGGTGCAGATGAAAAAGAACCGCCCGGCAACGCAGCTCTCCTTCCTCTGCCGGCCGGAGGGGCTGGAGAAGCTGGCGCGCCTGGTGCTGACCGAGACCTCGGCCATCGGCCTGCGCCACTACGCCGTCGGCCGCATCATTCTGGAGCGGCGGCTGGAGGAGTGCCAGACCCCCTTCGGCCCCGTGCGTTTCAAGCTGGTCTTCGATGGCGGGCAGTTGTTGCGGGCGGCCCCGGAATACGAGGACTGCCGCCGCATCGCCCGGGAACGGGGCATCCCCTGCCGTGAGGTCATGGAGCAGGTGGTGGCGTGGCGACATGTCGGAGGGGAGGCGTCGTGA
- a CDS encoding DUF3187 family protein, with translation MNDRILAASLLLLLAVAGPAAAEDMEITPFRTVNQSPLVQIFGLPAQSEATVVPSGQTVVSLVQDVASDYTVSATSREQIHLDGESYRWTLAARRGFGGRFDAGVEIPYVLYGGGFLDSFIVEWHKFFGLPQGGRDSAPKGRLLFSYTKDGVQKLKMDHAGSGLGDISLTAGMQLYEARDGESHDSLALRAALKLPSGDSNSLRGSGSTDASLALCGSMNNFTEWGALGVFGSVGGMAMSDGDVLRDQQQHLVGFGTVGLGWGPWSRVSFKFQLNAHTAFYRGSDLDELSKPSFMLVSGGAIRLPGDYRLDIGVSEDVAVATAPDVAFHLGVSKQF, from the coding sequence GGCTGCGGCCGAAGACATGGAGATCACCCCCTTCCGCACCGTCAATCAGAGTCCGCTCGTACAGATCTTCGGGCTTCCCGCGCAGTCGGAGGCCACGGTCGTCCCCTCCGGGCAGACCGTGGTCAGCCTGGTGCAGGATGTTGCCAGCGACTACACCGTCAGCGCCACCTCCCGCGAGCAGATCCACCTGGACGGCGAATCCTACCGCTGGACCCTGGCGGCCCGCCGCGGTTTCGGCGGACGCTTCGACGCGGGGGTGGAGATCCCCTATGTGCTCTACGGCGGCGGCTTTCTGGACAGTTTCATCGTCGAATGGCACAAGTTTTTCGGCCTGCCCCAGGGGGGGCGCGACAGTGCCCCGAAAGGGCGGCTGCTCTTCAGCTATACCAAGGACGGCGTCCAGAAACTCAAGATGGACCACGCCGGCTCCGGCCTCGGCGATATCAGCCTGACAGCGGGCATGCAGCTCTACGAGGCGCGGGACGGGGAATCCCACGACAGCCTGGCGTTGCGGGCAGCCCTCAAGCTGCCCAGCGGCGACAGCAATTCCCTGCGGGGCAGCGGCAGCACCGATGCCAGCCTGGCCCTGTGCGGCAGCATGAACAACTTCACCGAATGGGGGGCGCTGGGGGTCTTCGGCTCCGTGGGGGGGATGGCCATGAGCGACGGAGATGTGCTGCGCGACCAGCAGCAGCACCTGGTCGGCTTCGGCACCGTCGGCCTGGGGTGGGGACCCTGGTCGCGGGTCTCCTTCAAGTTCCAGCTCAACGCCCATACAGCCTTCTACCGGGGGAGCGACCTGGATGAGCTCTCCAAGCCATCCTTCATGCTGGTCTCCGGCGGGGCGATCAGGCTCCCGGGCGATTACCGGCTCGACATCGGCGTTTCCGAGGACGTGGCGGTCGCCACCGCGCCGGATGTGGCCTTTCACCTGGGGGTGAGCAAGCAGTTCTGA
- the larB gene encoding nickel pincer cofactor biosynthesis protein LarB has translation MTPDQLKLLLDSVKEGAVPVEEALERLRHLPFQDVGCAQVDHHRELRQGMPEVIFGEGKKDEQIIDIMGAMAENGSNVLVTRIDADKAQRIQRTFFGALYHANARCLTLEQRPAEIRGRGTILVISAGTSDLPVAAEALVTARFLGNEAEHVYDVGVAGIHRLLARREELAAASVIIVVAGMEGALPSVVGGLVDKPVIAVPTSIGYGAAFGGIAALLGMLNSCAAGVTVVNIDNGFGAACAASLINRV, from the coding sequence ATGACACCCGATCAACTGAAACTATTGCTGGACTCCGTCAAGGAGGGGGCCGTCCCGGTGGAGGAGGCCCTTGAGCGCCTGCGGCACCTGCCGTTCCAGGACGTGGGGTGCGCCCAGGTGGATCACCATCGGGAGTTGCGCCAGGGCATGCCCGAGGTCATTTTCGGCGAAGGGAAGAAAGACGAGCAGATCATCGACATCATGGGCGCCATGGCGGAAAACGGCAGCAACGTCCTGGTGACGCGGATCGATGCGGACAAGGCACAGCGGATCCAGCGGACCTTTTTCGGCGCCCTGTACCACGCCAATGCCCGGTGCCTGACCCTGGAACAGCGGCCGGCGGAGATCAGGGGGAGGGGCACGATCCTGGTGATCTCGGCCGGGACCTCCGACCTGCCGGTGGCGGCCGAGGCGCTGGTCACGGCCCGTTTTCTGGGCAACGAGGCCGAGCACGTCTACGACGTGGGCGTGGCCGGCATCCACCGCCTGCTGGCCCGGCGCGAAGAGCTTGCCGCCGCTTCGGTGATCATCGTGGTCGCCGGCATGGAGGGGGCGCTCCCCTCGGTGGTGGGCGGGCTGGTGGACAAGCCGGTCATCGCGGTGCCGACCTCCATCGGCTACGGCGCCGCCTTCGGCGGCATCGCGGCGCTTCTGGGGATGCTCAACTCCTGCGCCGCGGGGGTCACGGTGGTGAACATCGACAACGGTTTCGGCGCGGCCTGCGCCGCGAGCCTGATCAATCGGGTATAA